The following proteins come from a genomic window of Ilumatobacter coccineus YM16-304:
- a CDS encoding class I SAM-dependent methyltransferase, with amino-acid sequence MGEAYLRYSFTKGTVQEVDHIVEALDLQPGDRVLDVGCGPGRHSYELARRGIEAHGIDISARFVEIAQASAPNGATFERLDARALDFDASFDAVVCLCQGAFGLMTASGDDDTVVAGMSRALKPDGRLALSAFSSYFVVKHWEGADFDADTGVNHEETEVRDANGVAVPAELWTGCYTPRELRLLLDREGLRVDSISSVEPGAYGDDPPTVDTAEFLVLATRA; translated from the coding sequence ATGGGCGAGGCGTACCTGCGGTACTCGTTCACGAAGGGCACCGTGCAGGAGGTCGACCACATCGTCGAGGCGCTCGACCTGCAGCCCGGCGATCGCGTGCTCGACGTCGGCTGCGGGCCCGGTCGCCACAGCTACGAGTTGGCTCGGCGGGGCATCGAGGCACACGGCATCGACATCAGCGCGCGTTTCGTCGAGATCGCCCAGGCGTCGGCACCCAACGGTGCGACCTTCGAGCGGCTCGACGCCCGGGCGCTGGACTTCGACGCCTCGTTCGATGCCGTCGTCTGCCTGTGCCAGGGCGCGTTCGGCTTGATGACGGCGAGCGGCGACGACGACACGGTGGTCGCCGGAATGTCGCGAGCGCTGAAGCCCGACGGCCGACTCGCCCTGAGCGCGTTCAGTTCGTACTTCGTCGTGAAGCACTGGGAAGGTGCCGACTTCGACGCCGACACCGGCGTGAACCACGAGGAGACCGAAGTCCGCGACGCGAACGGTGTCGCCGTTCCGGCGGAGCTGTGGACCGGCTGCTACACGCCGCGCGAACTTCGGTTGCTGCTCGATCGCGAAGGCCTGCGTGTCGACTCGATCAGCAGCGTCGAACCCGGCGCGTACGGCGACGATCCGCCGACCGTCGACACCGCAGAGTTCCTGGTCCTCGCCACCAGAGCATGA
- a CDS encoding AMP-binding protein: MRRMSQLSIAAGPTDIPLLDTTIATNLAATVAAHGDREALVSCHQGVRWTYSEFGDRVHRLATGLLAAGLRRGDRVGLWSPNFAEWTLVQYATAELGVVLVNVNPAYRTHELTYALDQSGCRWLIAAPEFKTSDYRAMTDSVRPDLPALERAVFFWDDDWEQLCAGDESRSADVRAITAELDPDDPINIQYTSGTTGFPKGATLTHRNILNNGYFVTGGQELVPGDRLCIPVPFYHCFGMVMGNLGCTSRGVTMVIPGDAFDPAAVLQAVQDERCTALYGVPTMFIAEMALDDFTDYDLSSLRTGVMAGSLCPVEVMKRCISEMNLRDIGICYGMTETSPVSTQTLPGDTLEHRTESVGVVHPHVEIRVVDPSTGETLPRGETGEFCTRGYSVMQGYWNDEEKTAAAIDADGWMHTGDLAVMADDGYVNIVGRIKDMVIRGGENIYPREIEEFLYTHPDIEDVQAIGVPDERFGEELMVWVKPRPGASIDLDAVREFCSGRIAHFKVPRYVKVVDEFPMTVTGKIRKIEMRETSIAELGLEGTPTAG; the protein is encoded by the coding sequence ATGCGACGCATGTCACAGCTCTCGATCGCGGCCGGTCCGACCGACATCCCGCTCCTCGACACCACCATCGCCACCAACCTGGCGGCGACCGTCGCCGCTCACGGAGACCGCGAGGCGCTGGTCTCCTGCCATCAGGGCGTCAGGTGGACCTACAGCGAGTTCGGTGATCGCGTGCACCGACTCGCGACCGGGCTGCTGGCTGCCGGGCTCCGGCGCGGCGACCGAGTCGGACTGTGGAGCCCGAACTTCGCCGAGTGGACGCTCGTGCAGTACGCCACCGCCGAGCTCGGCGTGGTGCTCGTCAACGTCAACCCGGCCTATCGCACTCACGAGCTGACCTACGCGCTCGACCAGTCGGGCTGCCGCTGGCTCATCGCTGCCCCCGAGTTCAAGACGTCCGACTATCGGGCGATGACCGACTCGGTGCGCCCCGACCTCCCGGCCCTCGAACGGGCGGTGTTCTTCTGGGACGACGACTGGGAGCAACTCTGCGCCGGCGACGAGTCACGATCCGCCGACGTCCGGGCGATCACTGCCGAACTCGACCCCGATGACCCGATCAACATCCAGTACACCTCCGGCACCACCGGCTTCCCCAAGGGCGCCACGCTCACCCACCGCAACATCCTCAACAACGGCTACTTCGTCACCGGAGGGCAAGAGTTGGTGCCGGGCGATCGGCTGTGCATCCCGGTGCCCTTCTACCACTGCTTCGGCATGGTCATGGGCAACCTCGGCTGCACGTCGCGCGGGGTCACCATGGTCATCCCCGGCGACGCGTTCGACCCGGCAGCCGTGCTGCAGGCGGTGCAAGACGAGCGATGCACCGCGCTGTACGGCGTGCCCACCATGTTCATCGCCGAGATGGCGCTCGACGACTTCACCGACTACGACCTCTCATCGCTGCGCACCGGGGTGATGGCCGGCTCGCTGTGCCCGGTCGAGGTCATGAAGCGCTGCATCAGCGAAATGAACCTGCGCGACATCGGCATCTGTTACGGCATGACCGAGACCTCACCGGTGTCGACGCAGACGTTGCCCGGCGACACGCTCGAACACCGCACCGAGTCGGTCGGCGTGGTGCACCCGCACGTCGAGATCCGCGTCGTCGACCCCTCGACCGGCGAGACGTTGCCGCGTGGCGAGACCGGAGAGTTCTGCACACGCGGCTACTCGGTGATGCAGGGCTACTGGAACGACGAGGAGAAGACCGCCGCCGCGATCGACGCCGACGGGTGGATGCACACCGGCGACCTCGCGGTGATGGCCGACGACGGTTACGTCAACATCGTCGGGCGGATCAAAGACATGGTGATCCGCGGCGGTGAGAACATCTACCCGCGCGAGATCGAAGAGTTCCTCTACACGCATCCCGACATCGAGGACGTGCAGGCGATCGGCGTGCCCGACGAGCGATTCGGCGAGGAGCTCATGGTGTGGGTCAAGCCGCGTCCCGGCGCCTCGATCGACCTCGACGCGGTGCGCGAGTTCTGCTCCGGACGGATCGCCCACTTCAAGGTGCCGCGCTACGTCAAGGTCGTCGACGAGTTTCCGATGACCGTCACGGGCAAGATCCGCAAGATCGAGATGCGCGAGACGTCGATCGCCGAACTCGGCCTCGAGGGCACCCCCACCGCCGGCTGA
- the rpsA gene encoding 30S ribosomal protein S1 gives MSFEEAIEGTMVQVEDGQMVNGTVVKIDNDEVLLDIGYKSEGVIPSRELSIRNDVDPTEVVSIGEVIEALVLTKEDKEGRLVLSKKRAQYERAWGDIEAKKEADEVVSGPVIEVVKGGLIVDIGLRGFLPASLVELRRVRDLAPYIGTQVHAKIIELDKNRNNVVLSRRAYLEENQKETRDQFLNNLKVGEVREGTVSSVVSFGAFVDLGGMDGLIHVSELSWKHVDHPGSVVAVGDPVKVQVLDVDFSRERISLSLKATQQDPWQEFAEGHQVGQLVYGRVTKLVQFGAFVQVGDGIEGLVHISEMSAHHVDSPEQVVTPGEELWVKIIDLDLARRRISLSIKQAAEGGELAAEYREHFEVDAEGNYVQGEASAEAEAAWSEYYGDGEAAPAEAATEGTEAPAEAAAVEAPAEEAAAEAPAAEATEEEAPAE, from the coding sequence ATGTCCTTTGAAGAAGCCATCGAAGGAACGATGGTCCAAGTCGAAGACGGCCAGATGGTCAACGGCACCGTCGTCAAGATCGACAACGACGAGGTGCTGCTCGACATCGGCTACAAGAGCGAGGGTGTCATCCCGAGCCGTGAGCTGAGCATCCGCAACGACGTCGACCCGACCGAAGTGGTCAGCATCGGCGAAGTCATCGAAGCGCTCGTCCTCACCAAGGAAGACAAGGAAGGCCGTCTCGTCCTCTCCAAGAAGCGTGCGCAGTACGAGCGTGCCTGGGGCGACATCGAGGCGAAGAAGGAAGCCGACGAAGTCGTTTCCGGTCCGGTCATCGAAGTCGTCAAGGGCGGCCTCATCGTCGACATCGGCCTGCGTGGCTTCCTGCCCGCATCGCTCGTCGAACTGCGCCGTGTCCGTGACCTCGCTCCGTACATCGGCACGCAGGTCCACGCCAAGATCATCGAACTCGACAAGAACCGCAACAACGTGGTCCTGTCCCGTCGCGCCTACCTCGAAGAGAACCAGAAAGAGACCCGCGACCAGTTCCTCAACAACCTCAAGGTCGGCGAAGTCCGCGAAGGCACCGTCTCCTCGGTCGTCTCGTTCGGTGCATTCGTCGATCTCGGCGGCATGGACGGACTCATCCACGTGTCGGAGCTCTCCTGGAAGCACGTCGATCACCCGGGTTCGGTCGTCGCAGTCGGCGACCCGGTCAAGGTGCAGGTCCTCGACGTCGACTTCAGCCGCGAGCGCATCAGCCTCTCGCTGAAGGCCACGCAGCAGGATCCTTGGCAGGAATTCGCCGAAGGCCACCAGGTCGGTCAGCTCGTCTACGGTCGAGTCACCAAGCTGGTTCAGTTCGGTGCGTTCGTCCAGGTCGGCGACGGCATCGAAGGCCTCGTGCACATCTCGGAGATGTCGGCACACCACGTCGACAGCCCCGAGCAGGTCGTCACGCCGGGCGAAGAGCTGTGGGTCAAGATCATCGATCTCGATCTCGCACGTCGTCGTATCAGCCTGTCGATCAAGCAGGCCGCCGAAGGTGGCGAGCTCGCTGCCGAGTACCGCGAGCACTTCGAAGTCGACGCCGAGGGCAACTACGTCCAGGGCGAAGCATCGGCTGAAGCCGAAGCTGCCTGGAGCGAGTACTACGGCGACGGCGAAGCTGCTCCGGCAGAAGCCGCCACTGAAGGCACCGAGGCGCCGGCCGAAGCAGCCGCAGTCGAAGCACCTGCCGAAGAGGCAGCTGCCGAGGCTCCGGCCGCAGAAGCCACCGAGGAAGAGGCTCCGGCCGAATGA
- the coaE gene encoding dephospho-CoA kinase (Dephospho-CoA kinase (CoaE) performs the final step in coenzyme A biosynthesis.), protein MIVVGLTGGIGAGKSTVSKLLAERGAAIVDADQIARDLQAPGTPVVQAMAERFGSQILDDDGALIRPEVAKIVFSDEAALKDLNGIVHPAMQAEIQRQIDLNKDTDRLVVLDFPLLGENPRKGLAATIVVDIPYELAVVRAVARGMDEEDVRNRINSQITREKRLATATHVIDNSGDLVDLVAQIDRLWAELIELPPTDGPVGEPAERESSDGDKSDAPAADQAPRTSWVFGYGSLVSPASMARTIKRVAEPGVDFFEAELSGYGRRWNYGVEHIVASWELDDGTVVDDGVIVALGLVEAPGETVNGVIASLSADELAYLDRRERNYDRIDATDIITTAADTSDPIYVYVPRRSAIERYETARDAGTAGVRRTYWDLVDAAFAEFGPEQQAQYRATTPPPDVPLVDVLSAKER, encoded by the coding sequence GTGATCGTCGTAGGACTGACCGGTGGCATCGGTGCCGGCAAATCAACCGTGTCGAAGCTGCTCGCCGAACGGGGGGCCGCGATCGTCGACGCCGACCAGATCGCGCGTGATCTGCAAGCGCCCGGTACTCCGGTGGTGCAGGCGATGGCCGAGCGCTTCGGCAGTCAGATCCTCGACGACGACGGTGCGTTGATCCGGCCCGAGGTGGCGAAGATCGTGTTCAGCGACGAGGCGGCGCTGAAGGACCTGAATGGCATCGTGCACCCGGCGATGCAGGCCGAGATCCAGCGGCAGATCGACCTGAACAAGGACACCGATCGCCTCGTGGTGCTCGACTTCCCGCTGCTCGGGGAGAACCCGAGGAAGGGACTCGCCGCGACGATCGTCGTCGACATCCCGTACGAGTTGGCCGTGGTGCGTGCCGTGGCGCGCGGGATGGACGAAGAGGACGTCCGCAACCGGATCAACAGCCAGATCACGCGCGAGAAACGGCTCGCAACGGCGACGCACGTGATCGACAACAGCGGTGATCTCGTCGACCTCGTCGCCCAGATCGATCGGCTGTGGGCCGAACTGATCGAATTGCCGCCGACCGACGGACCGGTCGGCGAGCCCGCCGAGCGTGAGTCATCCGACGGTGACAAGAGCGATGCACCGGCAGCCGATCAGGCGCCACGCACCTCCTGGGTCTTCGGATACGGCTCGTTGGTCAGTCCGGCGTCGATGGCTCGCACGATCAAGCGCGTTGCCGAGCCGGGGGTCGACTTCTTCGAGGCCGAACTCTCGGGATACGGCCGCCGCTGGAACTACGGCGTCGAGCACATCGTGGCGTCGTGGGAACTCGACGACGGGACCGTCGTCGACGACGGCGTGATCGTCGCGCTCGGGCTCGTCGAAGCGCCTGGCGAGACGGTCAACGGCGTGATCGCATCACTGTCGGCCGACGAACTCGCGTACCTCGACCGCCGCGAACGCAACTACGACCGGATCGACGCAACCGACATCATCACGACCGCTGCCGACACGAGCGATCCGATCTACGTGTACGTCCCACGGCGCAGTGCGATCGAGCGCTACGAGACGGCACGCGACGCCGGTACGGCCGGCGTCCGCCGGACGTACTGGGATCTCGTCGACGCAGCATTCGCGGAGTTCGGCCCGGAACAACAAGCGCAGTATCGAGCCACCACGCCGCCGCCCGACGTACCGCTCGTCGACGTCCTCTCGGCGAAAGAACGCTGA
- a CDS encoding BTAD domain-containing putative transcriptional regulator, with protein sequence MARPFRFQPPELADSVAIRAGVQATLAGRFDRRVTVVRAGAGFGKTTALAQAFEQNRLNPLGADIWLGCEPGDADAAQFAGALSSAFDLDETRLPADVVGAVVEAIGSRSPAAVALVLDDVHHLVPQDNDGASGIVDDLIDRLPTNGHVVLAGRTMPPVALTRLELTGQCVTIGEADLALDDEQVAALLGAAPDGGVEFGGWPALVQLARSGRARRFVDEEVLRWLDDDELAVVRTLVELGECDTSTLDRLTGGDTERLLDALPMVARRNDRWEAHDLWSDLLGRQPDDTVVELRCRAAVLALDDRAGSKAVEVLLPVADRCGDVLDSALRTALLASDHLDPSMLRRWNQALGGSNGDAVDPAAGPGEAPDARNVPAGADALDDGARHPARELLAGLVARLDNPGGEECQRLLRSSAERFDALGDAPASVAALSSLAYAYHARRDVEGLIWAFGRLGALAADGVADALPYPLLAGAMVATSASDPVEVLEHTERLVAMSLPREIRAISLWFHANALQNLGRDSVAAAEECYEIGLPLPGMAMIHTGARWRAGMVRDLIEHPTQPLDGERDRFLSATWLTPLYATLGDLDEARKHLAIVETSAGDISQWQTTGSVAIPKATLAYAEGRLDDARAIAREFLDVTPERGQGHFYRQFAIGLLYPLVPETRAWFDACASDDPERFGPFYRRDHDLVRALVAVDEDGDPEPLRALEFPSTAGEMMPSLGLLNGSTLLACAVGVGRTDIDDLVDDFVDLHGVRARERWHTLVEHPTAEVAAGARQLVESIPVRPAEQRRLAVLGDTRFSIGGVAVDSADWRRERVRALLTYLVLHPNCTREQAMAALWPDSADVSARRNLRSTLNVLQAVLEPERAGGDAPFFVRSSGQRLRLVLADTRADGATDGLLVDVDDFEAQLDEATRLERSGVSSMSIAHYGRAVDAYQGDLLPECFDDWAVFERDRLRSRAVSAGVRLAELLIATGDPDGAVDAASRTLVIEPWSEPAHRALIAAHLERGDVAAARRALDTCSATLADFGGPSEAATMELTRRLARR encoded by the coding sequence ATGGCCCGACCGTTTCGCTTTCAGCCGCCAGAGCTCGCAGACTCCGTCGCGATCCGAGCGGGCGTCCAGGCGACGCTGGCCGGACGATTCGATCGGCGCGTCACCGTCGTCAGAGCCGGGGCGGGGTTCGGGAAGACGACGGCCTTGGCGCAGGCGTTCGAACAGAACCGTCTGAACCCGCTGGGTGCCGACATCTGGTTGGGCTGTGAACCGGGCGATGCCGACGCAGCACAGTTCGCCGGGGCGCTCTCGTCGGCGTTCGATCTCGACGAGACCCGCCTGCCTGCTGATGTCGTCGGAGCCGTGGTCGAAGCGATCGGGAGTCGGTCTCCAGCGGCGGTCGCCCTCGTCCTCGACGACGTGCACCACCTCGTCCCCCAAGACAATGACGGGGCATCGGGAATCGTCGACGACCTGATCGATCGGCTACCGACCAACGGGCATGTGGTCCTCGCGGGTCGCACGATGCCGCCGGTCGCGCTGACGCGACTGGAGCTGACCGGACAATGCGTCACCATCGGCGAGGCCGACCTGGCGCTCGACGACGAGCAAGTGGCAGCGCTGCTCGGGGCCGCACCCGACGGCGGAGTCGAGTTCGGAGGTTGGCCCGCGCTCGTGCAACTCGCGCGCTCCGGTCGCGCACGACGCTTCGTCGACGAGGAGGTGTTGCGGTGGCTCGACGACGACGAACTGGCGGTGGTCAGGACGCTGGTCGAGTTGGGGGAGTGCGACACGTCGACGCTCGACCGACTGACCGGTGGTGACACGGAGCGCTTGCTCGACGCCCTCCCGATGGTCGCCCGTCGAAACGACCGATGGGAAGCGCACGATCTGTGGTCGGACCTGCTCGGCCGCCAGCCCGATGACACTGTCGTCGAGTTGCGGTGTCGAGCGGCTGTACTCGCCCTCGACGATCGCGCCGGGTCGAAAGCGGTGGAGGTGCTGCTGCCAGTGGCCGATCGTTGCGGCGACGTGCTCGACTCGGCGCTGCGGACGGCGCTGCTGGCGAGCGATCACCTCGACCCGTCGATGCTGCGGCGTTGGAATCAGGCACTCGGCGGGTCGAACGGCGACGCCGTCGATCCGGCGGCAGGCCCGGGCGAGGCGCCGGACGCGCGGAACGTACCGGCTGGTGCCGATGCGCTCGACGATGGTGCGCGGCATCCGGCGCGCGAGCTGCTCGCGGGGTTGGTGGCCCGTCTCGACAATCCGGGTGGGGAGGAGTGCCAGCGCCTCCTGCGAAGTTCGGCCGAGCGCTTCGATGCGCTCGGTGACGCGCCGGCCAGCGTCGCCGCGCTGTCGTCGCTGGCGTACGCCTACCACGCCCGCCGCGATGTCGAAGGGCTGATCTGGGCGTTCGGTCGTCTCGGAGCGCTCGCCGCCGACGGTGTGGCCGACGCGCTGCCGTACCCGCTGCTCGCGGGAGCGATGGTCGCGACGTCGGCGTCCGATCCGGTCGAGGTGCTGGAGCACACCGAACGGCTCGTGGCGATGTCGCTGCCGCGCGAGATCCGGGCCATCTCCTTGTGGTTCCACGCGAATGCCCTCCAGAACCTCGGCCGAGACTCGGTGGCGGCAGCGGAGGAGTGTTACGAGATCGGCCTGCCGCTGCCGGGCATGGCGATGATCCACACCGGTGCGCGCTGGCGGGCCGGCATGGTGCGCGACCTGATCGAACACCCGACGCAGCCACTCGATGGGGAACGAGACCGGTTTCTGTCGGCGACCTGGCTCACCCCGCTGTACGCGACGCTCGGTGACCTCGACGAGGCTCGCAAGCACCTCGCGATCGTCGAGACGTCGGCCGGAGACATCAGCCAGTGGCAGACCACCGGCAGCGTGGCCATCCCGAAGGCGACACTGGCGTATGCGGAAGGTCGCCTCGACGACGCGCGTGCGATCGCCCGCGAGTTCCTCGACGTCACGCCCGAGCGAGGGCAGGGGCACTTCTATCGCCAGTTCGCCATCGGGCTGCTGTACCCGCTGGTGCCCGAGACTCGGGCGTGGTTCGATGCGTGCGCGTCGGACGATCCCGAGCGGTTTGGACCGTTCTACCGACGTGACCACGACCTCGTCCGGGCGTTGGTCGCGGTCGACGAAGACGGAGATCCCGAACCGCTGCGCGCACTGGAGTTCCCGTCGACCGCCGGCGAGATGATGCCATCGCTCGGACTGCTCAACGGTTCGACGCTGCTGGCGTGTGCGGTCGGTGTGGGCCGAACCGACATCGACGATCTGGTCGACGACTTCGTCGACCTGCACGGTGTGCGCGCCCGCGAGCGCTGGCACACCCTCGTCGAGCACCCGACCGCTGAGGTGGCGGCGGGGGCGCGTCAGCTCGTCGAGTCGATTCCGGTCAGACCGGCCGAGCAGCGTCGGCTCGCCGTCCTCGGTGACACGCGATTCTCGATCGGTGGCGTGGCGGTCGACTCTGCCGATTGGCGCAGGGAGCGCGTACGCGCCTTGCTCACGTATCTGGTGCTTCATCCGAACTGCACTCGCGAACAGGCGATGGCCGCGCTCTGGCCCGACTCGGCCGACGTCTCGGCGCGACGAAATCTGCGGTCGACGCTCAACGTGTTGCAGGCGGTGCTCGAACCCGAGCGGGCGGGAGGCGATGCGCCCTTCTTCGTCCGGTCGAGCGGACAGCGGCTCCGTCTCGTGCTCGCCGACACTCGTGCCGACGGCGCCACCGACGGGCTGCTCGTCGACGTCGACGACTTCGAAGCGCAACTCGACGAAGCCACACGCCTCGAGCGCTCGGGCGTGTCGTCGATGTCGATCGCCCACTATGGCCGCGCCGTCGACGCCTACCAGGGCGACCTGCTTCCCGAGTGCTTCGACGACTGGGCGGTGTTCGAGCGCGATCGACTCCGCAGCCGTGCCGTGTCTGCAGGGGTGCGCCTCGCCGAGCTGCTCATCGCCACCGGCGACCCCGACGGTGCCGTCGACGCGGCGTCGCGAACGCTCGTGATCGAGCCGTGGTCGGAACCGGCGCACCGTGCGCTGATCGCGGCCCACCTCGAACGAGGGGACGTGGCCGCTGCCCGCCGGGCGCTCGACACGTGTTCGGCGACCCTCGCCGACTTCGGCGGGCCGTCGGAAGCAGCGACGATGGAGCTCACCCGTCGGCTCGCTCGTCGCTGA
- a CDS encoding hemolysin family protein, with protein MTEVLGLVGVVALIAANGYFVAAEFAYVAARRQRFAEAAAEGDRKSARALDVHKRLSFMLSGAQLGITITSLVLGFIARPAIAGVIEGPLETLGVPESSAFGISLTIAFVIATIAQMVFGELAPKNLAIAKPEPVARAVARSTLLFMKVASPLIKLFDGSANKLLRMIGIEPVEELHGAVSADELDLIVDSSAESGHLTMSQAALLERAIDFGELEASDAMVAWNKVDTIDGTANAAALRDAMATRRSRFPVVDADGKVQGIVHAKDLLGVDRNEYETTAVATLMHDVIAVPEAASLDAVLVQLRTHSTEMALVIDEYGGPAGIITLEDIVEELVGEIEDEYDPTEPIEQVEVAPGVWNIAATSRPDEIERATGFQLPDGEYDTVAGLVLDRLERLAEVGDAVVVDGVRIEVLAIDGYGIDQVMLQIDPDSDDIEGNETDAADEHGDHE; from the coding sequence ATGACTGAAGTGCTCGGGTTAGTCGGCGTCGTCGCGCTGATCGCCGCGAACGGCTACTTCGTTGCCGCGGAGTTCGCGTACGTCGCGGCGCGTCGTCAACGGTTCGCCGAGGCGGCAGCAGAAGGCGACCGCAAGTCCGCTCGGGCGCTCGACGTCCACAAGCGTCTGAGCTTCATGCTCTCGGGTGCCCAGCTGGGCATCACGATCACGTCGCTCGTGCTCGGTTTCATCGCTCGTCCGGCCATCGCCGGCGTCATCGAAGGGCCGCTCGAAACGCTCGGTGTGCCCGAGAGCAGCGCCTTCGGCATCTCGCTCACGATCGCGTTCGTCATCGCCACGATCGCGCAGATGGTGTTCGGCGAACTCGCTCCGAAGAACCTGGCGATCGCCAAGCCCGAGCCGGTCGCCCGTGCGGTTGCTCGTTCGACGCTGCTCTTCATGAAGGTGGCGAGCCCGCTCATCAAGCTGTTCGACGGGTCGGCCAACAAGCTGCTCCGCATGATCGGCATCGAACCGGTCGAAGAGCTGCACGGCGCGGTGTCGGCCGACGAACTCGACCTCATCGTCGATTCCTCCGCCGAGAGCGGGCACCTGACGATGTCGCAGGCGGCGCTGCTCGAACGTGCCATCGACTTCGGTGAACTCGAAGCCTCCGACGCCATGGTCGCATGGAACAAGGTCGACACGATCGACGGCACCGCCAACGCCGCGGCGTTGCGCGATGCGATGGCAACGAGGCGCTCGCGCTTCCCGGTGGTCGATGCCGACGGCAAGGTGCAGGGCATCGTCCACGCGAAAGACCTCCTCGGCGTCGACCGCAACGAGTACGAGACCACCGCGGTGGCAACGCTCATGCACGACGTGATCGCCGTGCCCGAGGCGGCCAGCCTCGACGCAGTGCTCGTGCAACTCCGCACGCACTCGACCGAGATGGCGCTGGTGATCGACGAGTACGGCGGCCCCGCCGGCATCATCACGCTCGAAGACATCGTCGAAGAACTGGTCGGCGAGATCGAAGACGAGTACGACCCCACCGAGCCGATCGAGCAGGTCGAGGTCGCTCCGGGCGTCTGGAACATCGCTGCCACGTCACGTCCCGACGAGATCGAGCGGGCAACCGGATTCCAGCTGCCCGACGGGGAGTACGACACGGTGGCCGGCCTGGTCCTCGACCGTCTCGAACGCCTCGCCGAGGTGGGTGACGCGGTCGTCGTCGACGGCGTGCGTATCGAAGTGCTCGCCATCGACGGATACGGCATCGATCAGGTGATGCTGCAGATCGATCCCGACAGTGACGACATCGAGGGCAACGAGACCGACGCCGCCGACGAGCACGGAGATCACGAATGA
- a CDS encoding hemolysin family protein, whose translation MIAALLAAEEGITVNWLSLAVAIVLLALNGFFVAAEFALLASRRSRIEQLAADGNARAKSALRGIRELTLMLAGAQLGITMCSLGLGLVAEPAVAAIIEGALGEWFTLSDTATHIIGFTLALSLVVFLHMVVGEMAPKSWAISHPEDSAMKLARPFRMFVTIFRPIIWFMNTIANGVVRLVGVEPQDELAMAHSPDDLRLLLDESAGHGGLAATEHELLTRSLELSGLTAADAMTVRRDIIAVSSDSTADVAAAEAHRTGRSRIIVFEGDLDHVMGFVHAKDLLRLPHGTWANTAVGGLARRVMVTPEHHRVEDLLLEMRTERQHVALVIDEHGTVVGLVTLEDVIEELIGDFHDESDHRLGDCVKLSDGTFRVNGTLRPDQFEECTGVPLPEGEWQTVAGYVIAALDEIPSVGDRVSTEIAEFEVLAMDAYAIDSLRVRITVSG comes from the coding sequence ATGATCGCCGCACTCCTCGCTGCCGAAGAAGGCATCACCGTCAACTGGCTCTCGCTCGCGGTGGCCATCGTGCTGCTCGCGCTCAACGGCTTCTTCGTGGCCGCTGAGTTCGCGCTGCTCGCCTCGCGCCGGTCGCGCATCGAACAACTCGCCGCCGACGGCAACGCTCGCGCCAAGTCGGCGCTCCGCGGAATCCGTGAACTCACGCTGATGCTCGCTGGTGCCCAGCTGGGCATCACGATGTGCTCGCTCGGCCTCGGTCTCGTCGCCGAACCTGCGGTCGCGGCCATCATCGAAGGCGCGTTGGGCGAGTGGTTCACGCTCTCCGACACGGCGACGCACATCATCGGTTTCACCCTGGCGCTCTCGCTCGTCGTGTTCCTGCACATGGTCGTGGGCGAGATGGCTCCGAAGTCGTGGGCGATCTCGCATCCCGAGGATTCGGCGATGAAGCTGGCCCGTCCGTTCCGGATGTTCGTCACCATCTTCCGTCCGATCATCTGGTTCATGAACACGATCGCCAACGGCGTGGTTCGCCTGGTCGGCGTCGAGCCGCAAGACGAACTCGCCATGGCGCACTCGCCCGACGACCTCCGTCTCCTGCTCGACGAGTCGGCCGGCCACGGCGGGTTGGCGGCGACCGAGCACGAGTTGCTCACCCGCTCGCTCGAACTCTCCGGGTTGACGGCAGCCGACGCCATGACCGTGCGTCGCGACATCATCGCGGTGTCGTCCGATTCGACCGCCGACGTCGCCGCAGCCGAAGCACACCGCACGGGGCGGAGCCGGATCATCGTCTTCGAAGGTGATCTCGATCACGTCATGGGCTTCGTGCACGCCAAGGACCTGTTGCGGCTGCCGCACGGCACGTGGGCGAACACGGCGGTGGGCGGCCTCGCTCGCCGTGTGATGGTCACCCCCGAGCATCACCGGGTCGAAGATCTCCTGCTCGAGATGCGCACCGAACGCCAGCATGTCGCGCTCGTCATCGACGAGCACGGCACCGTGGTCGGCCTCGTGACGCTCGAAGACGTGATCGAAGAGCTCATCGGTGACTTCCACGACGAGTCCGACCACCGGCTCGGCGACTGCGTCAAGCTCAGCGACGGCACGTTCCGCGTCAACGGCACGTTGCGCCCCGACCAGTTCGAGGAGTGCACCGGCGTGCCGCTGCCCGAAGGGGAGTGGCAGACCGTGGCGGGCTATGTGATCGCTGCGCTCGACGAGATCCCCAGCGTCGGTGACCGAGTGTCGACCGAGATCGCCGAGTTCGAGGTGCTGGCGATGGACGCCTATGCCATCGACTCGCTCCGCGTTCGCATCACCGTCTCCGGCTGA